ATAAGTAAACACGCAAACATATACACCCGCAAAGTATAAAACTGAATAGCCATGCACCACTCAGCCAGCAGCCCAGTGGTGACGCCGGCAAAGATAATCACTATATTCTGCAACACTTTTAGGCGAGAAAAAGTACATTGCATGTTGTTATGCATTCCTACACACCTGTAGCAAACACCATTCGTGTAACAAGCAACAAGTCCTGCAAAAAGTGAATAAAAGGCTGCGAATCTACGCGCTGGCTGTGCGAACATTCAGGATAGGGATCAGTAGTGACGACCGCTCTAGCAGACGGCGCGCTTGTCTTCACCCTGAACGAAGTGGCGGCACGCTGGCTGTGCGCGAATTCATGATAGggggtggcagcttgggctagttggtatggcatgacgatagttatagcgcgagaacaatacgacgacacagagacaagaaggacacgaaggacatgagtgttcgtgtccttcgtgtgcaccttgtctctgtgtcgccattttcttctcgcgctataattatcgtcgTGATAGGGATGAGTAGTGGCGACCGCTCTAGCAGACGATGTGCTTGTCTCCACCCTGAACGGAGCGGTGGCGTGCGCATCGAGTAACTCTACTTCCTGAAATTCCAATGCACCACCTACGGCGGCCGTAGAGCAGTATGTGAAGCCGGAGCGCCGGTGGGTTATCGTTAGCTCGCGAAACATTGCCTCGCCTCGTTTATAGCATACGGGTGTACGAGCGCGTCGTCGAAGGAATATCATGTGTAATAACGCTGCTTCAAACCACTTAGTTTCGAAACATGCTCCAAACGGATGAACTGTTTGGTGAATGCAGACAGCGcgcaaagcgttgccaaggtcactagccttcttcctcctctcctggctcagtctttccccgtattttgctggcgacggttcgtgttgcgtcgcgctcggagtgctcgaccacagCCGCCTTGATTCGACGATttaggaattacgacgtggtacTTGTGAGTACGCTTGGATCAGCGTGGGCTGCTGGTTTTACGTGTTGCTGCACCCATGAAGCCTGAAGCAAGTCTCGGCACAttaccacgccgcgctgtatatttattttatttattacggTACTGCCGGTCTGATCTTCAGACCTTAGGCAGAAGTGGGTAAAATTGAGTACAGAAAAGGGCTACAATAAACGCACATGAAGCATTGTGGCGATAATAATAGCAAAAAAAGAAGAGTACAACGAGTTCATACAAGCACAGCAGCAAGGTGTTGAAATAACTAGTGGAAACATGAATACGTAAacatatggaagaaaaaaaagcgacagggTTCATGTAAAAATATGTCACAGCTATGTCCCATGGACTGAAGGGCCTGTAGATAGGATGATAACGACgggcatttcaccaaggctgaaGGGAGGGAACGGCAATTGGTTACAGTTCGCGGGAAAAAAGAATACTGGGAAATGTTGGTGTGACTACAGAACTCGCTTACTTTTTATTATGAAAGGACTAAGTAGGCCGCCGGTGGGAGTCTTTTAGATATGTATCCTTTTTGATACGTAAGTGTGCATGATAAAGAAGGTAAAATAGTTTCATTCGTTTGCGTTATCGGCGATTTGCTAATTTTTTCAGCTCAGCCGTTTCTAGAAGAGATGTTACTGATGCCTCCCAGCTGTATTGATTAAAGGTGAACCTAACTGATTTCCTCTATATTTTTTCCAAtattgaaatgtttctttttgaGTATGGGTCCCAAACAGTGGCACAATATTCCAGGAGTGGCCGAATAAATGTTTTATAGGCTAATATTTTAACTTCTAGAGAGGACTTACTCTGGCGCCTCCTTAGGTATCCGAgttttttcattgcctttctaTGTATGTAGTCAATGTGGTCATTTCAGTTAGGATCGTAAGAAATGATAAGTCCCAGATACTTATAGTACGTTACTACTTCCAGAGGTTCATTATTAAAACAGTAAGAAAACGTTATAGGGTGCATTTCGCGACTAATTGTCGttgcgacagttttttttttgttgatggtCATTTACCAGTCTGTGCACCATGTTTGAATTTGGTCTAAAGATTTATTTAATGTTATCTGGTCGTGGGGTGTGGTAATTTTATCGCATATaatacaatcatcagcaaatagcCTGTATTATTGCAGGCTCTTTATCACCGCCGCGAtaatctctggcttcaagatagtcacgaccaacacacgacagcatcagttgggaaggccaacatggcggccgtgaagacagcaggcctatcggatatatacttcagtacgactcagggcagaaatcagcgcttgattctttcgcaagtaggttatcattctttattctactctacttgtcgcctgtgcaatacggatcgcgcttgccggcaatggGCTTGGaggtgttgtatatcgcacgcacgaaatgcatcgcgaacgtcagcttcggcgtctgctgTTAGCCTGTGCTTTGCGATCGCCTGGAAatcggccgccattgccgtcggcttcccgtacgctcactcatcgagtgctcacctgtcttcgccgccgcgatgagctccgggctaaTGGTATTGGGCTGAGTTTTCGTCGCTGTgctgggagtcgtcgaaaacacgttgcgggttctcgtaaagagcttgatTGTAGTATGCCGCGTGCTGTAAGCGcgccagcacgggctggcggagctttcgctagcgtcggaactcactgaaaattggtcgccattacagttggctttcccatCAGTCCGTCGCATGCAGCCCGGCGCCGTCCGTTGGCTGCGGCGGTGGAGTCGCGTTTGCATGCTGCACTCGCACTAggtcgagtttgtggaaaagggccgcattaccgtcgatttcttcggcgctagctctaaaccagctcggcgctgtttgtggcggcggccaagcgcacgctcgctctcctgttcgaagttctttggcggcagacactccgcgtgcagcgccgtgtttagTCTcgtgttcgcttgctcgagctgaacggcgTCGCTCGCTTCGGAAtcgccgacttgttggcggcatggtggttcgcggagttgtggcagCGACCGCCGCTCCAACGTGTTGCGCTACGGGGTTCGAAATGAGTCTGACGACGtttgacatcacggtgaaattattagcatgtcatatctcacgtatgtttttattttaccttgcacgtatttctcatatgcattcgtattcatcctctgtcatgTGTGACTCAcaattttacatacttattgtgcagccgtgcacacaccatgctgaaggctgtgtgcgctggcgtctgcgatgcctgtcatccatctctttcgtcagagcagcttcagaagaactgtgcgagatgtgaaggtaaagttatttgtgtgtcataattTACACACATATTTTTATATtgacttgcacgtacttgtcatatgcgtgcatcttcatcttctgtcacgtgtatctatttttactatattattgtacgtgcagccctGGTAAcaaaacaggcagaaggctgtgtgtgctggcgtctgcaatgcctgtcatctatcgcttccgtcggaggagctccacaaggagtgaacaagatgtgacaacgagactggacttgcaCACTTCGCCataaattcacttaaaagaatagagaaacttcgtgtgtatgtagaaaaataaaaggttTTGATGTCTCACTCTTGACTAAGAGTTCCCGTGACTGCGAAAGCCGTTAAACGTAGCTGGCTGACTACTAACATTGCCCGCATCGCCGAGCCAGTCACTGAAGTTACGAGGACTGACGTCGAATTGcggtgggaaacgccacaggaggaagcgtttggagaactaaaacgacgcctgcagatGCCTCCGATACTCGCGCATTTCGACGAAAATGCCAAAATAGAAGTGCACAAAGACGCAAACAGCGTAGAACTGGGCTCTGTCCTTGTGCAGAGCACTGACAGAATAAAAAaggttattagttacgctagcCGTTCGCTATCCAAGGCAGAAAGCAGTTATTCCACAAGAGAAAAGAAACGCCTTGCCATCATCTCTGTGAAATcgaagtttcgtccttacctctacggcaggcccttcaaagttttgagtgtccaccacgcctagtgttggctagctaactcgaatgacccttcaggtcaccttgcATGATGgtgcctgagacttcaagaatacgacattcgtCATTTACCAGTCCGGCAGAAAGCACTCTCACGCTGACTGCCTATCGTGAGCCCCCGTCGAGCCACCGCCGCCCGATGACCTGAAtgacgactgcttcttgggaacaataatTGCCGACGACTTCACTGCATGCCAGCGGGCTGACCCGAAATTTAGGAGCCTAATTGAATACCTTGAGAGCAGGACCTCTATTGTTCCGAAGGTATTGAAACGGGCACTTACGTCGTTTTCGCTGCGAAACGGCCTTCTTCGAAAGGAACTTCTCGCCGTTTCTAGcgaagtaccttcttgtggtgccttgaGTTCTTAGACCAGAACTCCTCCcggccctgcacgatgatccaacaGCAGGATACCTTGGTGTTTCCCACATgctcacgaggatacaagaaaggtactaatGGCCACGCCTTACCGCCGACGTCGCTCGTTACGTGATGACTTGCCGAGACTGACAGCGACGcgagacaccgccgacaaggccagcaggcttTCATTAGTCGATCGAATCATCTCGCCGACCATTCCAACAAATTCACATGGACCTACCAGGGCCGAATGTCGCATtggggaaacaaatggatcgtctgAACTACTGACTATCTCACCCGATACACCTAAACAAAGGCCCTACCCAAAGGTAGCGCGAAAGcggtagccaagttcttcgttgaAAACATCATCCTTCGCCATGGCGTCCCAAAGATTGTAATCACCgatagaggtacggcctttactgcTAATTTGACACAAGCGATCTTGAAACATTGCCAGGCAAGCTACCGCtacaccaccgcctaccacccacagacaaatggtctcaccgattggctaaacaagacaatcgccgacatgctgccCATGCACGTCGACGATGAACACAAGACGTGGCacgccatccttccgtacgtgaccttcgcatacaatacggccgTGAAGGAGACGACGCCGATGCCACCGTACACGTTGGTCTACGGAAGAACCTGGTAACGacgctcgacgacgcaaggctgCCCGATGTCGCTGATGAAGATAACCTCGACGTCACCTTCTATCTTCAGCATGCTAAAGAAGCTCATCAACTCGCCCGCCGGTGCATCATGAATCAGCAGGCGACCGATcaccgccgttacaatcttcggcgacacttcgtggaataccagcccgattaacatgtttgggtatggacgccgatacgccgatgAGGACTCAGtgaaaacttctgcgacggtacttcggaccatacagggtagtaCGACGTCTCGGCCTTCTCGACTACCAGGTTGTCTCTGACGGCATTACGAGCTCTTAACGgcgccgatcacgacctgaagtcgtccatgtcgcgcgcctaaagccgtttcatgaaCGTTAACTAACTGAAAGAGTGTATTCTGTTGTTATCATTGTTGCACTGTACTTTTTGATTTGTATTTTCTTACATTATTATTGGACTTTCGTTTTCCGCTAAATCATCGGGACGAAGCCTTTTTCAGAGGAGGGCAATGCCGCGCtgcttcctcaagttttgttgtcACCCTGTTACGCTACacgcaattctcagcgcaaaccgcacctgcagtgttcgagaagcttcagggttGCTGTAGATCATTTTGtcgagattacgcccacttcgtaaACGTTTCAGTTTATTCCGGAACCctcgtcaccgctagcgataacgctagaattttCGATAGTAAGTGTGCAACTGCCGACAcgtttcgccgcttgtcagttgatcgacggccgccgcttcgttcgccgctatcagtggaAGACTGCTACTGTAAGCCGACTTTCCGTTCGGCGGGCACAGGTTCacctaaataaacagtttgatctcaacatagagtctcctgtcttcggccacgttaAGACCTTGTGACAGGACACATCCGACTGGGTGAATGCGGTGGGGAAAATTTTGCATCTACTTAGATGGCTCTGGTGAGCCTGGCTGTGTCGGCGTTTGGGGCATGCGGGCCAAATTGTGCGTATTTACTCTTAGACATGCTTAAGTAAATAATCTCACAGCAAATACACAGTGTTGCGCACGcagcacaggaaaaaaaaacatgaagtgcTTTGTGCCCAACCAGCTAGATTAAATCTTCAAGAAAAAAATCATACTGCTGCCCTAATTGCCATAAGTTCGGCTGATTAAACAGTTTGATCTTCGACCTACTGTCTACTCTTTTCGTCGttgtcacgaccccatgacaatattttCAAGGCTTATGGGTCACTGCAGTGGTTTTCGGCGAATTGGTTACGTGAGTTTTCTGTTACGTGCCCTCTTAATTTTACTAAGGAATTGTTGCACCGTGATGTGTCTGTAGAAATGTAGACTATGCATGAATTTTAGGGGAAAATGTTGGCACACCTCTCTCATGATTGGACACGTGTTTAATGTTGTGGGAAAAAGGTGCTTGCATTGGTACAATTACAACACATTGCACCCGCAATATGTGCTCCCAATTATGCCTCAAACACGGGTGAACGCAGAACCTCGCTGcatacatttgaaaaaaaagagaggtaaAAATTCCATCGTTATATGACTCGACAAATCACCTGTGAGATTCgtaaaaacaatatgcaataGGGGGTGTTTGAGTAGGCAATCGTGCTTCAGAAGCATGCAAAACTGGTTCGGTTGGTGCAATGCGAGAACAGCCACGAAAACTGAGAACGAGGAGGAAAACAAGGACGTACTCTTTAAGCACACACTGGCGACTAGTGCGCTTAATTGTGCTTACTTGTGTGATCATTGTTTTGAATTTTGAGATCTTTTTCGAGCACGGATGTAGGCAATTACAATTATACAGTTTATCACGGCCTTTGAAGGTCTCTTACAGAAACATCTGTGATGGCAAGTTAGCATCTTTGCTGCACCTATGTGACAGTGCACGGTTCACTGCATGTTTCATCAGTAATCACCAATGATAGCGTTATGTTAGATAAGGCTTGTGAGGTTATTTTTGTTACAATGCTCAGTGTCCTCCTTTTCAGCACTGCACTAAGACGACGGCAAGTCCTACGAGCATCGCGTCTTCAATTACAGGATGTCCAGGGGGCACGCCGCACTATTGAGATTACCTTTGGCATTCTGGCACAAAGGTGGATGGTGCTGCGCCGACCCATTAAGGCGAAAGAAGTCTATATAGAGGCATACATTGGAGCATGCATAGCGCTACATAACATTCTCTTTAAGGAGTCCACAGCATCCTCCACTGCCTATTGCCCGCCTGGTGCCACAGACAGCGACAATCGGGAAGGACATCTTTTACCTGGAATCTGGAGGGACAAGGAAGCAGCCGCTGGAGCACTCATAGTGTCAAGGCCTACCGGCTGCAATGCTGCGAGGTATGTTTTCATTCAATTTATGACTGTTGAGGTGCTGTGACACATATAGTGCGCGACCGACAAAGACTGAAGCATGCAGAAGGGACACAGCTGAGAGGCTCACATGTGTTTTGCATTAGTAATAAGCATTTAAACAGCGCTCGCACAGTAGGttttgtgttaaagcatacgACAAGCACACATTGTAAGAAATCTTGCTCTGCAGTGACGTTTTTGAAAGCACTTCGTAAAATAAAAAATGTAAAGACATCAACACTACTTGTATGTCAAATCGTCTGTGTTGCTCACGAGCTAGCCAATTTTCACTACTTTGAATTATAAGCGTGAGTTGGTGAAAGTTCTTAAGTAGTACCAAACATCAAAGCAAGGGAAATATAGGGGATGCTGGTAGTATTCACAATGACAATATGAAGAAAGAACTGTAGTGAAGGGATACCTTGGTGCCGGTGAAATGAACCTCTGACCTTCGAATATAACGGGCTGCGTGCTACCAAGGTAGCTTCTACCAAATCTCCCCGATCACTTACAGGAAGATTTGTGGGCACAAGTTTTGTCCTTAGAAGTGCCAATCTTTGTGTCCATTtgatttcttcacatttacatattAATTACTACAAACAGCATCCTATATACctatatcagtttttttttgttccaattAGGACTGTGTCTACTTACCAGAAATGAGTCCTTGATTCTTCTACTTTCCTATTGTAggtgaatatattgtcacggggtcgtgacgtggccgaagacaggagacttcgtgttgggatttaactgtttatttgggcgaacctgtgcccggtgaacggaaagtccaattacagcagcagtcttgcacagatagcagtctcggactgatagcggcgaacggagcgtcggccttcgatcaacaactgacaagcggcgaagcgcgtcagcatttatactctggccgtcgaatgttctagcgctatcgctggcggtggcgtaggttccagaacaatctgtaccgttcgcacagtgggcgtgatcttatctaaatgatctactacagtccggaaccttctagaaaagtgcaggcgcggtttgcgctgagaatcgtgtggtgttttgggacgataacaaaaacttgggaaatggaacgtggcattgctcccctctgaaacaaggcatcgtcctgatgctttaactaaagatgaaggtacaataataatgcacgAAAGTACAACggataaattacgatacaacaataatacaaaaaaacactttcAGTTGGTTAACGCGTATGAAACGGcctgaggcgcacgacatggacgacttcaggtcgcgatcggcgtagttgagagttcgtgatgccgtcggcgacaacctcgtaatcaagtgggccgagacgtcgaaccaccctgtacgggccgaagtaccgtcgcagaagcttttcacttagtccacgtcggcgtatcggcgtccacacccgaacacgttcaccgggaaggtattccacgaagcgtagtcgaaggttgtaacggtggctgtcggtcgtctgctgATTCTTGATACAGAGACGCGCAAGTTGCCGGGCtttttcggcgcgttgaaggtactcgttCACATCGAAGTttttttcgtcggtgacgttgggtaacatggcatcgagcgtcgttgccgggctccttccgtagaccaatttgtatggagatatctgcgtcgtctcctgcagcgccgtgttgtatgcgaaagtcacatacggaagaatggcgtcccatgtcttgtgttcgacatcgacgtacattgacagcatgtcagcgatcgtcttgttaagctgctcggtgattgattgatatgtggagtttaacgtcccaaaaccactctatgattatgagagacgccgtagtggagggctccggaaatttagaccacctggggttctttaacgtgcacccaaatctgagcacacgggcctacaacatttccgcctccatcggaaatgcagccgccgcagccgggattcgaacccgcgccctgcgggtcagcagccgagtaccttagccactagaccaccgcggcggggcaagctgctcggtgaggccgttggtctgtgggtggtacgctgtcgtccggcggtggtttgtttggctgtatgccaagatcgcttgagttaagtcggcagtgaatgccgttcctctgtcggtaaaaaggacctctggggcgccgtgacgtagggcgatgttttcgacgaagaacttagctacctcggatgcactgccttttggcagggcttttgtctcggcgtagcgggtgaggtagtcggtagctaccacgatccacttgtttccgaaagccggcgtcgggaacggccccggtaggtccataccaatctgctggaaaggtcggcaaggtggatcaattggctgcagaagtcgcGCTGGCCTTGTCGCCGGTGTCTTGCGTCGccgacagtcccggcatgtcctcacataacgagtgacgtcggtggtaagacgtggccagtaatacctttcttgtatcctcgcgagcgtgcgagaaacaccgaggtgccctgccgtcgtatcatcgtgcagggcctgcaggagttctggtcacagagctgaaggcaccacaaggaggtacttagctcgaagcggtgaaaagtttttcttttgtagaagaccgtttcgtagaaagaacgatgcaagtgcgcgcttgaatacattcgggacttcggtggtcctgccttcgtggtattctattagggccttaagttccgggtcggcccgctgtcgttcagcgaattCGTCGGTAGTTATccttcccaagaagtagtcgtcatccgggtcatcggaaagcggctggtcgacaggcgcacgagaaagacagtcggcgtcggagtgttttttgccggacttgtaaacgacagtaatgtcatattcttgaagtctcaggctccatcgtgcgaggcgacctgaagagtccttcaaggtggctagccaacacaaggcatggtggtcgcccacaactttgaagggcctgccgtagaggtaggggcaaaatttcgacgtagcccagatgatggcgaggcactcctttctGTTGTGGattaatttgcttctgctttggatagcgatcggctggcgtaactaataaccctttcaagtccgtcagccctctgcacaagaacggcgccaagatttacgctgcttgcgtcagtatgtatttctgtctcagtgaattcgtcgaaatgggcaagtaacggaggcgtctggaggcgatgtttaagctcctggaaagcgtgttcctgtggcgtttgccacttgaactccacgtcggccttggtaaggttagtgagaggatcggcgatgcaggcgaagtttttcacgaaccgcctatagtaggcgcacaggcccagaaatcggtgcacggctttcttgtcagtgggcgg
The sequence above is drawn from the Rhipicephalus microplus isolate Deutch F79 chromosome 3, USDA_Rmic, whole genome shotgun sequence genome and encodes:
- the LOC142804223 gene encoding uncharacterized protein LOC142804223; the encoded protein is MLSVLLFSTALRRRQVLRASRLQLQDVQGARRTIEITFGILAQRWMVLRRPIKAKEVYIEAYIGACIALHNILFKESTASSTAYCPPGATDSDNREGHLLPGIWRDKEAAAGALIVSRPTGCNAARYAKEVRNKLAHYFVTDGQVPWQDKVVNST